One segment of Drosophila ananassae strain 14024-0371.13 chromosome 3R, ASM1763931v2, whole genome shotgun sequence DNA contains the following:
- the LOC6497386 gene encoding uncharacterized protein LOC6497386, which translates to MLFSLIFRLALVAGTVYATKELDIWGPASNSEDLIKAAKKELGPYAENMKQSVCCWRCKTCTEVTVDKPWRESFVDAWNDTIKKAFNGLGIDVPVYFRRFQDDVANGIDDLVNINEEW; encoded by the coding sequence ATGCTTTTCTCTTTAATCTTTCGATTGGCTTTGGTGGCTGGGACCGTGTATGCCACCAAGGAGCTGGATATCTGGGGCCCTGCCTCGAACTCGGAGGATCTGATAAAGGCAGCCAAAAAGGAGCTGGGTCCTTATGCGGAGAACATGAAGCAATCGGTGTGCTGCTGGCGGTGCAAGACCTGCACGGAAGTGACGGTGGATAAGCCGTGGCGGGAGTCGTTTGTGGATGCCTGGAATGATACCATCAAGAAAGCCTTCAATGGCTTAGGCATTGATGTACCCGTTTACTTTAGGCGATTTCAGGATGACGTAGCCAATGGCATCGATGACTTGGTCAACATCAACGAGGAGTGGTAA